From the Desulfovibrionales bacterium genome, one window contains:
- the kdpC gene encoding potassium-transporting ATPase subunit KdpC: MKDIKSAILLLIALAILLGGIYPAVVTGIASAVFPKQAGGSFITAQNGQTVGSALIGQPFSDPKYFWPRPSATSDFGYNPAASGGSNLGPANPDFIDKVGDRVKVIRETASYGDVPSDLVMASASGLDPHITPESATMQIPRVARMRKMTEEELNNLVAAHTEGRQLGFLGAPRVNVVMLNLALDKLAK, from the coding sequence ATGAAGGACATTAAATCCGCTATCCTGCTGTTAATTGCCCTTGCCATACTCCTGGGAGGCATCTATCCTGCTGTTGTCACCGGCATTGCCTCGGCGGTCTTTCCAAAACAGGCCGGAGGCAGTTTTATTACGGCCCAAAACGGACAGACCGTCGGCTCCGCTCTGATCGGGCAACCTTTTTCCGACCCGAAATATTTCTGGCCCCGCCCCTCGGCCACGAGTGACTTCGGTTACAATCCCGCCGCTTCCGGCGGCTCCAATCTCGGTCCCGCCAATCCTGATTTTATCGATAAGGTGGGGGATCGGGTAAAAGTCATCCGTGAAACAGCCAGTTACGGTGATGTCCCTTCGGACTTGGTAATGGCCTCGGCGAGCGGGCTCGATCCGCATATCACGCCGGAGTCCGCGACGATGCAGATTCCCCGTGTCGCCCGGATGCGCAAGATGACCGAAGAAGAGTTGAACAACCTCGTCGCCGCCCATACCGAAGGCCGCCAGTTGGGCTTTCTGGGAGCGCCGCGAGTGAATGTGGTTATGCTGAATCTGGCATTGGATAAGCTGGCGAAATGA
- a CDS encoding response regulator, which yields MPNEKQNTNLPRILVVDDEVAIQRFLRTVLDTGEFSLHQAENGHAALVAVATVRPDIILLDLGLPDINGVEVIRRIREWSPVPIIVLSVREREDDKVEALDAGADDYLTKPFGVAELLARIRVALRRSLQQAPEPVFRIDDLDVDLTRRRVLVYGKETQLTPTEYELLRLLVVHAGKVLTHRQILRQIWGVTYIEQPHVLRVNISNLRHKIEKDPSRPRYILTEPGVGYRLRVDY from the coding sequence ATGCCGAACGAAAAGCAAAATACCAACCTGCCTCGCATCCTTGTAGTTGATGACGAGGTGGCCATCCAACGTTTTTTGCGTACCGTTTTGGACACCGGGGAGTTCTCCCTGCATCAGGCGGAGAACGGTCATGCTGCGCTGGTAGCAGTCGCTACGGTCAGGCCGGATATCATTCTCCTTGATTTAGGGTTGCCGGACATCAATGGCGTCGAAGTGATAAGGCGGATACGGGAGTGGTCACCCGTCCCGATCATCGTACTTTCGGTGCGGGAACGGGAGGATGACAAAGTAGAAGCACTGGATGCCGGCGCGGATGATTACCTGACCAAGCCGTTTGGAGTTGCCGAACTTCTGGCTCGGATTCGGGTTGCTCTGCGACGTTCCTTGCAGCAGGCCCCAGAACCTGTCTTCAGAATTGATGATCTCGATGTTGACCTGACACGCCGGCGGGTGTTGGTATATGGTAAGGAAACACAATTAACCCCAACTGAATACGAACTGCTGCGCCTGCTGGTGGTACATGCGGGGAAGGTCCTGACCCACCGCCAAATCCTCAGGCAGATCTGGGGTGTTACCTACATTGAGCAACCTCACGTACTGAGGGTTAATATCAGCAACCTGCGTCACAAGATTGAAAAGGACCCGTCTCGCCCCCGATATATCCTGACCGAACCAGGAGTAGGATATCGGCTGCGGGTGGATTATTGA
- a CDS encoding sensor histidine kinase KdpD, translating into MTNNDDDKRPSPEALLKIAQAEEAEKGRGKLSIFLGYAAGVGKTYAMLEAAQRRKREGRDVVAAYLETHGRPETDALLEGLEVIPKARIEYMGVLLPEMDTDAVLARHPQIALVDELAHTNAPGSRHEKRWQDVEELLVAGIDVYTTVNIQHFESLNDVVAQITGVKVRETVPDRLLDEAVEIRLVDIPPEDLLQRLREGKVYIPEQAALAAEEFFKPGNLMALRELSLRRAAARVDDQMRAYMESRSIHGPWPAAERLLVCVSGSPFSERLIRTTRRLADEMKAPWHALYIETPGIGKQVTENREQVWHDLRLAESLGAQVAQVTATTIAEAVVDYAVRHNITRIVIGKPRKPRWREFLHPPLVDQIIRLSGTIDVYVVSITPAEKSPEAGIVGMKRPVFWSGYLNSLALVAAASLVCELVRRFLAPTNLVMIYLLAVVLAAIRLGLRPAIMAAFLSVLAFDFFFVPPKFTFSVADTEYLITFLGLFAVGVVISTLVAKARERAETIREREAQTASLYYLSRDLAAAADIDSILDAAIKNIGESLNARVAILLSEGERLKIRAANQDIHLDMKELAVAEWVFRNRQAAGRGTETLISAGLLCLPLQTSASMLGVLGVEFKDDRDYASPQSRRLLEAFAAQTTLAIERVRLVKQAEQSEILQARESLERALLNSVSHDLRTPLVSITGALGTIRDKGEQLNAEARKELLDAAWEEAARLNRFVGNLLDMTRLEAGAIKLKEEPCDIQDVVGCALAALEKQLGSRRIDVRLQSGLPLVKMDMALMTQVLVNLLDNALKYSPPESSIEIAARVDGPLLKIEVSDRGPGVPDSDLKRIFDKFYRIPVPEGARGTGLGLSICRAIVEVHGGTIRAENRAEGGLRVIITLTVNH; encoded by the coding sequence ATGACGAACAATGATGATGACAAACGCCCCTCTCCTGAGGCACTGCTGAAGATTGCCCAGGCTGAAGAGGCCGAGAAGGGACGGGGCAAGCTCAGTATCTTTCTCGGCTATGCCGCCGGGGTGGGAAAGACCTATGCCATGCTGGAGGCCGCTCAAAGGCGGAAACGCGAAGGGCGGGACGTAGTGGCGGCATATCTTGAGACGCACGGCCGTCCCGAAACTGATGCGCTTCTGGAAGGACTGGAGGTCATTCCCAAGGCTCGGATTGAGTACATGGGGGTGCTCCTCCCGGAGATGGATACTGACGCAGTACTGGCCAGACATCCCCAGATCGCACTCGTGGATGAGCTGGCCCATACTAATGCCCCCGGATCTCGTCACGAAAAGCGCTGGCAGGACGTGGAGGAGCTTCTTGTAGCCGGGATCGATGTCTATACCACGGTCAATATCCAGCATTTCGAGAGCCTGAACGATGTCGTAGCGCAAATTACCGGGGTAAAGGTGCGGGAGACCGTCCCAGACCGCCTCCTTGATGAGGCGGTTGAGATTCGACTCGTTGATATTCCCCCCGAAGATCTACTCCAGCGCTTGCGAGAAGGAAAGGTTTACATTCCCGAGCAGGCTGCCCTGGCCGCAGAGGAGTTTTTCAAGCCGGGCAACCTCATGGCGCTGCGCGAACTCTCATTGCGCCGTGCGGCCGCCCGCGTAGACGATCAGATGCGGGCCTATATGGAGTCACGCTCCATTCACGGCCCCTGGCCGGCAGCGGAGCGACTTCTTGTCTGCGTCAGCGGGAGTCCCTTCAGCGAACGGCTGATCCGCACGACCCGCCGTCTGGCGGACGAAATGAAGGCCCCCTGGCACGCGCTCTACATCGAAACCCCCGGCATCGGCAAACAAGTCACAGAAAACCGCGAACAGGTCTGGCACGACCTCCGGCTGGCCGAAAGCCTCGGCGCGCAAGTAGCGCAAGTTACGGCGACTACCATAGCCGAAGCAGTCGTTGACTACGCCGTCAGACACAACATTACAAGAATTGTCATCGGCAAACCGCGCAAACCACGCTGGCGGGAATTCCTCCACCCACCTCTCGTGGACCAGATTATTCGCCTCAGCGGGACGATTGACGTCTATGTCGTCAGTATAACCCCTGCCGAAAAGAGTCCCGAGGCGGGCATTGTAGGGATGAAAAGACCGGTTTTCTGGTCCGGATACCTGAACAGCTTGGCTCTGGTTGCGGCAGCCTCGCTGGTATGCGAGCTGGTTCGCCGCTTTCTTGCTCCGACTAATTTGGTTATGATCTACCTACTTGCAGTGGTCCTGGCGGCTATTCGCCTTGGGCTTAGACCGGCGATCATGGCGGCGTTTCTGAGCGTTTTAGCATTTGATTTCTTTTTCGTGCCGCCCAAGTTTACCTTCAGCGTTGCCGATACGGAGTATCTGATCACCTTCTTGGGGCTTTTTGCGGTAGGCGTGGTCATCAGTACCCTTGTGGCAAAGGCCCGCGAACGCGCCGAGACTATCCGGGAACGGGAAGCTCAGACGGCAAGTCTCTACTACCTGAGCCGTGACCTGGCCGCTGCCGCGGATATCGACTCTATCCTGGACGCCGCTATCAAGAATATCGGGGAGAGTCTTAATGCCCGTGTGGCCATCCTTCTCTCAGAGGGCGAGCGGTTAAAAATAAGGGCCGCAAATCAGGACATACACCTTGATATGAAGGAGCTGGCAGTAGCCGAATGGGTTTTTCGGAACCGTCAAGCTGCGGGGCGCGGGACTGAAACCCTTATATCAGCAGGCTTACTCTGTTTGCCCTTACAGACCTCAGCCAGTATGCTGGGAGTTTTAGGGGTGGAATTTAAGGATGACCGAGACTATGCCTCCCCACAGAGTCGAAGGCTTCTGGAGGCCTTTGCCGCCCAGACCACCCTTGCCATTGAACGGGTCCGGCTTGTCAAGCAGGCCGAGCAGTCCGAAATCCTCCAGGCCCGGGAAAGTCTGGAGCGGGCGCTTCTCAATTCCGTTTCCCACGATTTGCGTACTCCGCTTGTGTCCATAACCGGGGCCCTGGGTACGATCCGGGATAAGGGGGAGCAGCTCAATGCTGAAGCCCGGAAGGAACTCCTTGACGCCGCCTGGGAAGAGGCAGCCAGACTGAATCGCTTTGTGGGAAACCTGCTGGACATGACCCGCCTGGAAGCAGGCGCGATCAAGCTGAAGGAGGAACCCTGCGACATACAGGATGTTGTCGGTTGCGCCCTTGCAGCCCTCGAAAAACAACTCGGCAGTAGAAGAATCGATGTGCGTCTGCAGTCCGGACTGCCACTGGTCAAAATGGACATGGCCCTGATGACACAGGTGCTGGTGAACCTGCTCGATAATGCATTGAAATATTCGCCTCCTGAGAGTAGCATTGAGATTGCTGCCAGGGTAGATGGTCCCCTGCTTAAGATAGAGGTCTCCGATCGCGGCCCTGGTGTTCCGGATTCCGACCTGAAAAGGATTTTCGACAAGTTCTATCGTATTCCCGTCCCCGAAGGCGCCCGCGGGACCGGGCTGGGCCTGTCGATTTGCAGGGCAATTGTCGAAGTGCATGGAGGGACTATCCGAGCCGAAAACCGAGCTGAAGGCGGACTACGGGTAATAATAACGTTAACCGTTAACCATTGA
- the kdpB gene encoding potassium-transporting ATPase subunit KdpB — protein MTKRTTQPTSVFDPALMRSALVDSLKKLDPRALWRNPVMFAVEVSSIITLITFIMSLTGATREPVWFTGMVSLWLWMTVLFATFAEALAEGRGKARAASLRKTRTEIMAKRLKKPEFGGEYETLPANQLRKGDCILVEAGDLVAGDGEVVLGAALVNEAAVTGESAPVVRESGGDRSAVTGGTKVIANSIIVRVTANPGETFLDRMISLIEGAKRRKTPNEIALEVLLVALTFVFLLVVANMSPLSIYSARASGHGSPVSLTVLVALFVCLAPTTIAALLPAIGIAGMDRLFQKNVIATSGRAIEAAGDVNVLLLDKTGTITLGNREAVEFVPLGGQSGQKLAEAALMASLADETPEGRSVVVLAKQKYGLRLEALPAGSQAVPFSADTRLSGVNIGDKVYRKGAADSVIAFVRNLGGKAIPNDLKTAVDRIAHAGATPLVVCCNTEIFGVINLKDILKGGIQERFQRLRSMGIKTVMITGDNPLTAAAIAAEAQVDDFLAQAKPEDKLHLIQENQQAGYMVAMTGDGTNDAPALAQADVAVAMNTGTQPAREAANIIDLDSNPTKLLDIVEIGKQILMTRGNLTTFSISNDVAKYFAIIPASLVSIYPQLGVLNIMRLASPFSAILSAVIFNAVIIPLLIPLALKGTRYRPMPAEKLLIYNLLIYGLGGMIAPFMGIKALDLVIGLFA, from the coding sequence ATGACCAAACGCACTACGCAACCGACTTCGGTTTTTGACCCTGCACTGATGCGCTCGGCCCTGGTCGACTCTTTGAAGAAACTCGATCCGCGTGCCCTTTGGCGCAATCCGGTCATGTTCGCTGTAGAGGTGAGCAGCATAATTACGCTGATTACCTTTATTATGTCGTTGACGGGAGCGACCAGGGAGCCGGTCTGGTTCACCGGCATGGTCTCCCTCTGGCTCTGGATGACGGTTCTCTTCGCCACCTTTGCCGAGGCCCTGGCCGAAGGGCGGGGGAAGGCCCGCGCCGCATCGCTAAGGAAAACCCGCACCGAGATCATGGCCAAGCGTCTGAAAAAACCGGAATTCGGCGGCGAGTACGAGACACTGCCCGCAAATCAGTTGCGGAAAGGTGACTGTATTCTCGTGGAGGCAGGCGATCTGGTTGCCGGTGACGGCGAAGTCGTCCTCGGCGCCGCACTGGTGAACGAGGCTGCCGTGACCGGCGAATCGGCTCCGGTAGTGCGGGAATCCGGAGGAGACCGGAGCGCTGTGACCGGCGGCACCAAGGTCATCGCCAATTCCATTATCGTCCGCGTGACCGCCAACCCCGGGGAGACTTTTCTCGACCGCATGATCTCCCTGATTGAAGGGGCCAAGCGCCGCAAGACCCCTAACGAGATAGCCCTCGAGGTGCTTCTCGTGGCCTTGACTTTCGTCTTTCTGCTGGTGGTGGCGAATATGAGTCCGCTCTCGATCTATAGTGCCAGGGCGTCTGGACACGGGTCCCCGGTCTCGCTGACCGTACTGGTGGCTCTCTTTGTCTGCCTGGCACCGACCACCATTGCCGCGCTCCTGCCCGCCATCGGCATTGCCGGCATGGACCGCCTCTTTCAGAAGAACGTCATTGCGACGTCCGGACGTGCCATTGAAGCAGCCGGCGACGTCAATGTGCTTCTCCTCGATAAGACCGGCACCATCACGCTCGGAAACCGGGAAGCGGTGGAGTTCGTGCCGTTAGGGGGACAAAGCGGACAGAAACTGGCTGAGGCGGCCCTGATGGCGTCTTTGGCCGACGAAACCCCGGAAGGACGCAGCGTCGTGGTATTGGCAAAACAGAAGTACGGCCTTAGACTGGAGGCGCTTCCCGCAGGCAGCCAGGCCGTTCCTTTCAGCGCCGATACCCGCTTAAGCGGAGTGAACATCGGGGACAAGGTGTATCGCAAGGGGGCGGCCGATTCCGTCATCGCCTTTGTGCGGAATTTGGGTGGAAAGGCGATCCCGAATGACTTGAAGACCGCGGTCGACAGGATCGCCCATGCCGGGGCCACACCGCTCGTGGTCTGCTGCAACACCGAGATCTTCGGAGTCATCAATCTCAAGGACATCCTGAAGGGAGGCATCCAGGAGCGTTTCCAGCGATTGCGCAGCATGGGGATCAAGACTGTGATGATCACCGGCGACAATCCTTTGACTGCTGCCGCCATCGCCGCCGAGGCCCAGGTGGACGACTTTCTGGCCCAGGCCAAGCCGGAGGACAAGCTCCATCTGATCCAGGAGAACCAGCAGGCCGGCTATATGGTGGCCATGACCGGCGACGGCACCAACGACGCCCCGGCTCTGGCCCAGGCGGATGTGGCAGTGGCCATGAATACCGGCACGCAACCGGCCCGTGAGGCTGCCAATATTATTGATCTCGACAGCAATCCGACCAAGCTCTTGGACATCGTGGAGATCGGCAAGCAGATCCTGATGACGCGCGGCAATTTGACTACCTTCAGCATTTCAAACGATGTGGCAAAATATTTTGCCATCATTCCTGCCTCGCTCGTCTCGATCTACCCGCAATTGGGAGTGCTGAATATCATGCGGCTGGCCAGCCCCTTCAGCGCCATTTTATCAGCGGTCATCTTCAACGCCGTTATCATTCCGCTCCTGATCCCGCTGGCACTGAAGGGGACCAGGTATCGTCCCATGCCGGCCGAAAAGCTCCTGATTTACAATCTGCTCATCTACGGCCTCGGCGGGATGATTGCACCGTTCATGGGGATAAAAGCGCTTGATCTTGTGATCGGACTATTTGCATGA
- the kdpA gene encoding potassium-transporting ATPase subunit KdpA yields MNIYEWLQAILLFVVLLTLTKPFGAFMARVYKGERTVLTHVLRPVENLLYRICGVNRDAEMDWKEYAFAMLIFSFVSFAALFGILMFHGFLPLNPQKFPAFSWHLALNTAMSFVTNTNWQAYSGELVASYFTQMAGLAVQNFASAAAGMAIVIALIRGLARRQATSLGNFWVDLTRGTLYILLPLSLIAAVFLVSQGVIQNFSPYKKVSLLQPTSYEKSKPDGKGNPLENASGQPVIEKVMVKEVTVPMGPVASQEAIKELGTNGGGFFNANSSHPYENPTPLSNIVEIFLILLIPAGLTYTFGSMVGSPRQGWALFAAMLIMLVLATGVLYWAENSGNPLVAGLGVRGGNMEGKEVRFGLGGSVLWATATTGTSCGAVNTMHDSLTPVGGMVPMMLILLSEVVFGGVGSGLYTMLAFVVIAVFVAGLMIGRTPEYLGKKIEVREMWMSILTVLTSGLAVLFFSALAFLVPSAVASMANPGAHGLSEVFYAFASASNNNGSAFAGLNANTVFYNVTTAVAMCLGRFVPAVAVLAMAGSLAEKKYVPPSLGTLPTDQAPFVLWLVLVIMIVGALTFFPALAMGPIAEQLTMLGGK; encoded by the coding sequence ATGAATATATACGAATGGCTGCAAGCGATACTTCTTTTTGTCGTTCTACTGACCTTAACAAAGCCGTTTGGCGCTTTCATGGCCAGGGTTTACAAGGGGGAGCGGACCGTTCTCACTCATGTCTTGCGACCGGTTGAAAACCTCCTGTACCGTATCTGCGGAGTGAACAGGGACGCGGAGATGGACTGGAAGGAATATGCCTTCGCCATGCTGATTTTTAGCTTTGTTTCATTCGCGGCACTCTTTGGCATACTGATGTTCCATGGATTTTTGCCTCTCAATCCGCAGAAATTTCCGGCATTCTCCTGGCATCTGGCGCTCAATACCGCGATGAGCTTTGTAACCAATACCAACTGGCAGGCATACAGCGGTGAATTGGTTGCCAGCTATTTTACCCAGATGGCGGGACTCGCGGTGCAAAACTTCGCGTCCGCTGCTGCCGGCATGGCGATTGTGATCGCCCTTATTCGCGGCCTGGCGCGGCGGCAGGCCACCTCTCTCGGCAATTTCTGGGTGGACCTGACCCGGGGTACCCTGTATATCCTCCTGCCGCTGTCCCTTATCGCCGCAGTCTTTCTGGTATCTCAGGGGGTAATCCAGAACTTCAGCCCTTATAAAAAAGTGTCGCTTTTACAGCCGACTAGTTATGAAAAGTCGAAGCCGGATGGTAAGGGGAATCCTCTGGAGAATGCTTCCGGCCAGCCTGTCATCGAGAAAGTGATGGTGAAAGAGGTTACGGTCCCCATGGGCCCGGTCGCCTCACAGGAGGCGATAAAGGAGCTTGGGACCAACGGCGGTGGATTCTTTAACGCCAACTCATCCCACCCGTATGAAAACCCGACGCCGCTCTCCAACATCGTGGAAATTTTTTTGATCCTCCTTATCCCGGCAGGCCTGACCTACACCTTCGGCAGCATGGTCGGAAGTCCCAGACAGGGATGGGCGCTTTTTGCGGCCATGCTGATCATGCTGGTTCTGGCTACCGGCGTCCTGTACTGGGCGGAAAATAGCGGTAATCCCCTTGTGGCCGGGCTAGGGGTCCGGGGAGGGAACATGGAAGGGAAGGAGGTCCGGTTCGGGCTCGGAGGCTCCGTTCTCTGGGCCACAGCTACTACCGGTACTTCCTGCGGCGCGGTCAATACCATGCACGATTCCCTCACCCCAGTCGGCGGGATGGTCCCGATGATGCTCATCCTCCTAAGCGAAGTGGTCTTTGGCGGAGTGGGCTCAGGGCTCTATACCATGCTTGCCTTCGTGGTCATCGCGGTCTTTGTGGCCGGGCTCATGATCGGGCGGACACCCGAGTACCTGGGTAAAAAGATCGAGGTGCGCGAGATGTGGATGTCGATCCTGACGGTCCTCACCTCCGGGCTGGCAGTGCTTTTCTTCTCGGCCTTGGCTTTCCTCGTCCCTTCAGCAGTCGCTTCCATGGCCAACCCCGGCGCCCACGGGCTTTCAGAGGTGTTTTATGCCTTTGCCTCCGCTTCGAATAACAACGGCAGCGCCTTTGCCGGCCTGAATGCCAACACGGTCTTCTACAATGTGACAACCGCTGTCGCCATGTGTCTCGGCCGTTTTGTTCCGGCCGTCGCGGTCCTGGCCATGGCCGGCTCGCTTGCGGAAAAGAAGTATGTTCCCCCCAGTCTTGGCACCCTCCCTACCGATCAGGCCCCGTTCGTCCTCTGGCTCGTGCTGGTTATCATGATCGTCGGCGCCCTGACCTTTTTCCCGGCCCTGGCTATGGGACCGATTGCCGAACAACTGACCATGCTGGGAGGTAAGTAA